The Oncorhynchus kisutch isolate 150728-3 linkage group LG14, Okis_V2, whole genome shotgun sequence genomic sequence tctggcctttctttggacactgtgttaacaaacctccaaacgagctttaTAGCCATACatcactccttccgtggcctccaactgctctttaatgctaataaaactaaatgcatgcatcttcaaccgatcgctgaccGCACCCACCcgccgactagcatcactactctggatggttctgacttagaaaatGTGGAGAACTacaaaatacctaggtgtctggttagactgtcaaCTCTcgttccagactcacattaagcatctccaatccaaaattaaatgggctatttcgcaacaaagtatccttcactcatgctgccaaatgtaacagatgtgaaacggctagcttagttagcagtGGTGCTAACTAAGTggtgctaaatagcgtttcaatcggtgacgtcacttgctctgagaccttgaagtagtggttccccttgctctgcaagggccgcggcttttgtggagcgatgggtaacgatgcttcgtgggtgactgtggactgttgttgatgtgtgcagagggtccctggttcgagcccgggtatgggcgagggaacggtctaaagttatactgttacacaaacataccctcgtaaaactgactatcataCCGATCTTTGGCAATGtcaattacaaaatagcctctaacactctactcaacaaattggatttcgtctatcacagtgccatctgttttgtcaccaaagcccaatatactacccaccactgcgacctgtatgctctcgtttgctgaccctcgctacatattcatcgccaaacccactggctccaggtcatctataagtctttgctaggtaaagcactgccttatctcagcttatCTTATCtcaggtcaccatagcaacacccacctgtagcacacactccagcaggtatatgtcactggtcatccccaaagccaacaccccctttggccgcctttccttccagttcactGCCGCCAATGACCGGaattaattgcaaaaatcactgaagctggagacatagcTTCCTcaataactttaagcatcagctgtcagagcagtttacggatcactgcacctgtacacagcccatctgtaaatagcccacccaactacctcatccccatattgttatttttgttgttgttgctcttttgcaccccagtatctgcACATAGATCACTCGTGTtaatgcaaaattgtaattatttcgccactatggcctatttattgccttacctccctaattttactaaatttgcacacactgtacatttgtattgtgttattgactgtacatttgtttatcctatgtgtaactctttgttgtttttgtcatgctgctttgctttatcttggccaggtcgcagttgtaaatgagaacttgttctcaactggcctacctggtaaaatacaggtgaaataaaaaattaaatcaaCTTGTAATAGTTAATATTATGCAATTGTTTCTAGTCACCACCGGATGGCAGAATATCTCCATAACTTACTGTACATCACAACCTTAAACAGAACTTGTCACTACATACACGAGTGGTAAGTCAGTACTGTTGATGTTGaattatataaactgtaacttagtaaaatctttgaaattgttgcatttatattttagtttaCATGGCAATAATATTAAACTTGTCTTTATATTTCCCTAAATGTGAGGTCCCAGTCTGTCCCAACACATGCCATGAAAGTGAATACTGAAAGTGTAAAAGGCTCTTAGTTGACTCTACATTTTTGTATTCTATACCCGTTTGAAGAGAAACAAGTTATTAATGTGTTTGATAATCTTTTTAATCTTATCTCAGGGGactatatttacattttaggggaTCCCACATGGGTTTCGGACACCAAGTTTGGTTACCACTCTACTAATAACCGCTCTCCCTGCTTGCTTCAAtgcttcctctctctgtatctcctttGCCTCTTTCATTTCAGCCTGactcaccactgtctgtctcactaatCTCTATAAAGAATGCATTTTGTTATAAGAACTTATAGCAGCCCATCTTTTGATTACAGCTAGTTTAATTTCAGTCAACTGCTCCTGCTGAGGTCAACTGCTTAATGTTGGGCAGAGTGGTGAATGAATGCGCTGCCAACAAGCTAAATCCGGGGGACCAGGGGAACATAACGAGCATATATGAATCATTGCTCCCTGGTTAGGTTTGACAAAACATAAATATTTAGCCATGCAGGATTGAATCTACATGTGCCTGTCATTTTAGCTATCGATGTACCTTTGGGAGGTGCCTATTCAGTCAGTTCTGTACCTGCCTAGCTGAGTGGCAGTGTGGGTGAAATGAGTGAGCTTGCCTGGAAACCAGAGAGCGAAACAAGAAACAAAACGCAGTAGTCTGCCTGGGAATTAATTAGCAAGACCAATACATTTTTCTAATATTTTTCATATTTGATCcttttctgttctcctctcatttTAATTCAAGGACCAACTTCAAAAATGTCAGATTTAAGGTATTGCAGTACTTGAATTTGTGTGGCAAATTCAAGTACTTTAAGCACCTTGTGTAAACCCTGTTGATattcatgcagtcagcatgccaattgtatgctccctcaaaacatgacacatctgtggcgttgtgtgacaaaactgcacattttaaagtggccttttattgtccccagcacaaggtcgatctgtgtaatgatcatgctgtttaatcatctttttAATAAGCCACACCTGTGAGGTGAATGGATTACCTTGGAAAAACATAAaggctcactaacaaggatgtaaacaaatttgtgcacacaatttgagaaaTAAGGTTTCTCAATAtggaacttttatttcagcttatgaaacatgggaccaacactttacacgttgcgtttatatttttgatcagtataATATATTGTCAATTTAGTACATTAAATTACATTACCTGTGTTACCCTTTGAACTAAACAGTCATCAGCGTAAGTTCCTTTGTGGGTGCATGGCAGTCGTTCGAACCGAGGATCCTTGGCTATCCTACAGAAACAGACAAATATTTATCTGTCAAATACTTCCCCTATGGAACATCGATAATAACCCTCTAAACCAGTGGaggatgctgaggggaggacggctcataataatggctggagcagagcaaatggaatggaaaccatgtgtttaatgtTGTTGATACTGttccacctattccactccagccattaccacgtgcacatcctccccaattaaggtgccaccaacctcctgtgctctgATCATGTGTTTATGTCTAGATGTACCTGGGTGTTGGTCTTCACAACAGGCTAGTTACCTTAGAGCAACTCGATACTTCATCCCCAGTTTCTCTATCTCAGCCATTACACAGTCTGTGATGCATGGGATACCTTGATGATAATTTCAAATATACAGTTATTGCCTAATAGGGTTACATTAATTGAGTTTCAGCGGAACAAACTTTTCCAGATACTCACATTTGGCGTACAGGCAGTCCATCATTGACTGAACTATGTCGAGTTTAGCCTTGATGGAGAAGTTGATGAAATTGGTGTCGACAAGGATGTGATAAGGGGGACCAAGCTGAGTGTTGTACTGGAAGAACAGACATGATGGATATTTTGGCCTGCAGGTAGGAAAGGAATGTGTGAACACACAGTATGAAGGTATCAACGTATAATCAATCATGTGTTCACAATATATTGAATATCAGTTAAGAACTATTGGTACATTTATATTTGTTTACTCAGATGTACTTACACTTCTTTTTCCTTTATTTCTGAAGGATCTTTCTTTTTTTTCGCCTGTACTTTGGTACGGTCTTTCTCTTTTCTAAAGAAACACAGTCATTACCATAGAAATTCAAACTGGAGAGATCGTGATAGATAAGTTCGCTATGTCTTATTCAAAGTAAATAAAGGAATATGTGAACAATTAGTAAGCAAACTGGCAAGCTAGTTATTTCTGACAATCCATGCCAATTTGTTAACTTGACAATTAGTATATACAAAGTTGGCATGGTTTGTTAGTCAACTAACGTTAGCTCgctaaatggtgtgtgtgtgtgatgatccTGTGCAGAAAGTACAATATACATTCATATTCGTGTTTACCGGCGGTAGTAacttagcttgctagctagcaactcaCATTCTCTGATCTTTCAAACTTATCATTCTCTTCATTGAAGCAAACTTTTTAGTCTTCCGTTTCCCCTGAATTACACATATTGGAATAATACAGTcaggacaaaaaaataaaaacactagCTAGCTACGGTTAATCGAGAAATGCACGTTACGTTAGCTCATGGTTAGCAAGTTAACGTTCGTTAGTTAGTAGTAGCAGAGCAACACAAAGCATACGAACTCCCATCAACAACTACTGAAACACATGTTCAATCATTAAAACAGCTAAATCAACAACCGCTATATACATTGTATCATGTCATTATAATATGATAAGTTAAAGGACGACGTTACCATGATTTGTTATCCAACAGCGGACTTCTTGCATCTCCCTAGTAGTATAGCCCTCGTGTAACTGTGTTTTTACGTCATCAACAATAGACGTTTGCTGCCTTTGCACATTTTGACTTCCGATTGCTGATGGCTAGCTAAATGTGATAAATACAAGCAAGGTATGATAAGTGTTAttgttgaaatgaacattgtattAGCTATGTAATGTATTTCAATGAATAGTTGGCGCAGCTATGCGTGCGGGGTGGATTATCACATTTGTTTTGAAACACTGAATTTGGCTTTGGAATACCACATTTCTATTTTGCGTTGACATTGACGGTTAACGTCGCTAGTTAGCACAGTCTAGCTATCAGCAACTAAGGTTAGCTAGCTATCATGCACTTGTTTTGAAGGAATTGATGATGCGACATGTTTTTTTGTGTATCTAACTAACGTTAACTAAAATCATGTTGTAGCTAGCTATATATTCATCCCTGCCAGTTTTGTTAGTTTTGCATAGCCTAAGACATGTTAATCACGTTTCTAATGATGGTCGTTATTAGCCACGGTTCTCCATTCTACACCTGCATGGAGTAGAGAGATAACGACATAACTAACTGCTTGTTCCGTTAATTGATCGCCTTACTTTGCCAACCAGCCAGGTAACGTTAGCAGGACAAGTTAACCCCAAGAGCCAGTATCAAGGCATATTGATTACTGAAGCTATGCAGTATTGCTAAACCTTTCACCATTCCAGATGTGTCATTTCTCGTCATATCTTTAGCAAACAGCACTCTGTGATGTGCTGTCAAAAAACCTCCTTATTGATACAGCCTAGTATCCTCGACCTAGTTGTCATTCATAGGGGTCATATGTATATCAATGCCGTATCATTTCAACCTTGATGAATGCTTCCAAAGCGGCGCTGATAACAAATGGGTATCTTGTGGAAGATGTTGTTTTTGTAGAAAGTCTGTCTTTGGGTATGCCACAATGCATTTAGTCTATGTTTTTATCACTATGGTCTTTGGTGGTCTTTAGTTTAGATTATGAGATTCAAGTAATGAGACCTTTTAGGACCCTTGCCAGTTCATGCATATTTAAGTAATCTGGATTACATGTCGTATCCCATCACCCAACACTCCTCCAGTGTGACACATTAATATTCATACATGTCTTCTTGGCTATGCTGGTACTGATTAGTGACAGTGTCTGAGTAGCTAAATGAGCATGGACACACGTTTTTCATTGTCTCAGTCATTGTTTAGGTTCATTCTTTTTGAACTGTCGGACTTATACCTGTCATGTTTTGTTGTTTCTCAAGGTCTTTCCAAGTGAAGAAGCTGGAGAATTTAAGATCATTTGAGACTTTATCGTGCAATATTTTGGACCTGGCCCAGCCTTTGTGAGGAGCAGAGGAGTCTGAGTCCAGGCTGAAGATGGTCTGATGGACCGCCGCTTTTTGCTGACCTTCCTCTTCTGCTCAGTCTCGTGGATTTTCTTCTGGGAAGTGTGCTGGAAGAAAGGCAAAGAAAGTCAGATTGAAGAATGGATTCAAGGCCACAGTCTCTCCGAATACAAACACTTACTTGAAGGTCAGTTGAGAAAATATATGCCACTCTTTGCGATGATCCAGTGTTTGTGAATGACATGGAACATCTTCAGTGGCAGTTTGGCATATCTGAACTATTGCTGATGGGAAGGAGGCTAATGTAATTGCAACCAAACACAGTAAATCTTAATTGATTTGCTCTGTAGGTAATGCACAGCATCCCAGTTCTTTTACAACAAGAGGAATTTATTCTCTTTGAATTATCTCATCCATTGGAGTTTGCACAAAagcctatcaaatcaaatcaaatcaaatgtatttatatagcccttcgtacatcagctgatatctcaaagtgctgtacagaaacccagcctaaaaccccaaacagcaagcaatgcaggtgtagaagcacggtggctaggaaaaactccctagaaaggccaatacctaggaagaaacctagagaggaaccaggctatgtggggtggccagtctcttctggctgtgccgggtggagattataacagaacatggccaagatgttcaaatgttcataaatgaccagcatggtcgaataataataaggcagaacagttgaaactggagcagcagcacagtcaggtggaagttgaaactggagcagcagcatggccaggtggactggggacagcaaggagtcatcatgtcaggtagtcctggggcatggtcctagggctcaggtcctccgagagagagaaagaaagagagaaggagagaattagagaacgcacacttagattcacacaggacaccgaataggacaggagaagtactccagatataacaaactgaccccagccccccgacacataaactactgcagcataaatactggaggctgagacacagTTCACAGTTCAAATGGCGTTTTAATGAAGGTTAGGCCAATGGGTGAAATTCCTTCTCGACAGCTTATCTTCAGCCATTAGTGTAACTCTTTGTAGTGCCTGAGGTTGTTGTTTCAGTGATTTAGGGCCTTCTTGTTTGCAGGTAAGAGTGTATTCTTGTGTTCCCCTCATTCTGGTAATGTTGAGGTGTATGTTTTTGTTACAAGGCTATAGACTAGAATAGATCCTCATACTGGCATGTCTACTCTGCTCTGGCTGCTTTGTCtgcctctttgtctgtctgtgtgtgtagatgtggagACTCTGGAGGAGCTGAGCCTGAGTGTTCTGACTCGTCTGgaggacgtggtgagagagaagcgGCGCTGGAGGGACATCGCAGAGGCTCACATCCAGCTGCTGCGAGACTTTGCCTTCCAGGAGTGGCTTTGCTCTCAAAGCCTTGAGCACTACTATCATACGTAAGCATAAGACCACCATGTTATTAGCACATTACTACCTACCTCTCACCTGTCATGGGCAGATTCAACATTACTACACAATTCTGCACTTACATCTTACAGAATTCATTCATTTTGCGAAACAGTGagaggtctctctctttctctctttcactgagAGAGGCTACATGGCTGAGAATAACAaccatagaacagatactgcttTGTGTCTGCTTTTTGTCCACTTGGGAGCAGACTCCCCATTCATGGCTGGCTGCGCTTGGTGACATTGAGCTCAGGAGGCTGCAGTGTTTCAAAGGGTCACTGCAGTAATGAGTGCTCTTAAGGGGCTGTTACACATACGACATAGTAGTCGATGTTCTGCAATCCTACAAATGTGGGGGTAGCTCTCTGGACTGAGTTGAACTGCAGTCAGACTGAGCCTATATGCCTTTCTGTATAATAGTATAACCTTAACTTGTTTCATGTATTCattactaaataaagacaaatgtTTTCTATTTTCAGTTGTAtcacatacatatattttgtTGTGATACATAGGTTAGTCATACAGAGGGGATTGTAAACTTGACTTCCTCTTTGCAGATTGTTCAGTACAGTATGAGCTCAGGTCTGTCTGACCACTGGCTCTTTACCTAAAGTAATGTATTGTGAACATGAGCAGCTGGGTTATAGTGGTTATTACACTGTGTTTATTGTGGCTACAGCAGCTGTCAACCCTGGAAAGCTTTGCTCCTTGAGTAGATTACACTGTACCATTTAATACATGTGTCATAGGAATACTAATCCACTTTCATCATGACTCACTACATACCACACTATGACTATCTGGCTTTCTAATGTTTATATAACTCTTGAAGAGGCAATCTGTGTTTGCTACATCCATTTCTGGACATTTAAATTCATGATTAATTTGCAtagattcttgaagaatataacttagaaaccCCTCATGAGCATAGTAAAATGTtcttaccccatcagaacccaaaatatagacTTGCTCTACTCCTTTGTTTCTAAATAaagtaattgtaaacaaacactgtattgcCTCAATATGGTTAACTGTAATTTTGATCTCATTTGAtttccttgcatccatagctttgtctatgaatttgagagtggttacatttctccagcattCCCGCAGCTATTTACCAAATCAGGGGCAGTTTGACcgatttgttgttgttttaactgcagattgcccctttttaATGCTTAATATAAATGTAACGTAGTAGATCATGTTATGTTTACTGTGGTGCAGTGCAGAACAAGGTGATAAACCAATATTTGCTTTAAGTGAACGATATAGTACACAGAAGCCTATTTAAGGCACTCGCTAACAGACCACAGCCCTGTTTAAAGCCAGGTTTTTCTTGTTCAGTCGCtctgtgtgttgtcctgtgtgAGACTGTGGCCATGCTAGAGGTGAAATGAATACAattgacttttttttttcttctctgttTGACCATATTGCACTGTGGTCCAAATGAAGACTGAAGACCTTGGGTTGTATGAATCTGGATGATCTAGCCCAGTTTGACAGCCAGTTGCAGCTCTCTCTTGCTGCGTGGGGATACTACTACGAAGACTACATCAAGTTGTCCACGGGCGTCAAGGTTCTCCAGGCCTCAAGGGGGCGCCGCGACCAAGACTACGAGATCCAACTGGTGCACAACCTTGCTGAGAGGCGGCTGAATGAGAAGTGGTCTATCGGTGAGTGCCTGATCACTTTGTAGACATTGTTTGACAGGTGTTGAAAAACTTCTGCCTTGTATTGAGACAGAGTGACTTCAACAACTGTCTGTAGAAGATACTGATGTATTGCAAGCCCTAGCGTTTCACTGTTTTATTAAGCAATAGCCACACAGATGAGCAGAACTATGTTGTGAAGGAGAAGTTGACTGTTATTACGTAGTCATGCTGAAACAATAAGTGCAATAACTGTttcatggatgtgtgtgtgtgtgggagtatgtgtgtgtatatgaatggAAAGGTGacttacatatacagtaccagtcaaagtttggacacacctactcattcaagtgtttttcttaatttttttactattttctacattgtagaataatagtgaagacatcaaaactatgaaataacacacatggaatcatgtagtaaccaaaacaatgttaaacaaatcaaaaaatattttagattcttcaaagtgacacctttgcacacgcttggcattctctcaaccagcttcatgaggtagtcacctggaatgcatttaaattcatGATTAAACACTTGAACTTGAACACTTAGTGATTGAACACTTAGAGCTTGTCAGCAGATGTGGTTTTCCTACAagcattacatttaaaaaaaggataaatgtaatatttaaagaGGAGCCAGGGTTGGAGAGGTCTATGCTGCCACCTAGGGCTGAGCGATATATCTAATTAATTAAAATGAACGTTTTTACCTGATATTCCAAAATTGTATTGCAaaattatttttttgtgtgttactTCTTGGAAGATTATACATTTCCCTCAGCAACTCAGAGGCAAAGGTCCCTTGTATATGTAGATCCCCTATGGTATTGCTCCCTAGTTCTCCCCATCGctcaaaggtgttatcaaggtTAGAGGGGTAAAGGAGGGATTCCTGGCAACAGGGAGTAGGAATGATATTGGACTAAGGTCAAAGTAGACTTTAATTTGCTTCCAGATTCAGACTGTGCTATGTATAATAGGATTGTTACTATAAAGTGACATCTCCAACTTGACAGGCGACAAAATCACAGCGCCAATAGAGAAGGGGTGGCAATCCTCACGCTCCATTCTAACCCAACCGGATGACAGAAGTGCGTCATCCAGCAGAAACATAACAGCACGAAGGTTAGCGGCCCAATagtaaaatataacattttggaGAGAGaatcctccttccatcttggATTTACAGGTGTTTTTTTACCtatcctgtgtgttttataatcccAGATGAATGGATTGATAATTGAGTCCAGATGTTTATGAAAGGACTTAGGTATGAATACTGGGATTTTTTGGAATAGGTAAAGCAGTTGTGGGACGAAGACCATTTTAATGGCATTAATTCTTCCGAGCAATGAAGTCGGGAGAGTTCATATGTTTGCCTTGAGTTTTTGCATCAGAGGGGGGAAATTCTCTTTAAATAGTGAGGGGTATTGTTTGGTAACTACAATTCCTAGATAGGTAAATTGAATCAGTTCTAACCAAGAGGTGTTTTGCAACCTTATGGGCATTAATTCACTCTTGTTCCAATTTATTCTGTATCCCGAGAAGGTACCAAACAAATTAATCAATTCAAGAATAGCTGGAATACTAGATTGGTGTTCTGTTACATAGAGGAGTATGTCATCTGCGTATAGTGATATCTTATTTAGAGTATCTTTAGTATTAAAGCAGTGTATTGCTGCATGAGATCTGATTTGCCTGTGACGAGAGGTTCAATGATTAGAGCAAAAAGCAGAGGCGACAGCGCACAACCTTGCCTTGTCACTCTACAAAGGTTAAATTGTGGCGATTGGTTAGTGAGTATTCTCGCACAGGGGATCCTATATAAAAACTGGATCCACTTTGTGAACCCATCTCCAATATAACATTTCTGTAGGACCTTGAATATATTGGACCACTCAACTGTGGTCAATGGCGCCTGAGATTGAAGAATGAGTTTCTGTTAGGGATAAAGCCGGTCTGGTCCGAATGGACCTATTTGCCCACTAAAGTGCTAACCCTATTAGCAAGAGTTTTTGCTAAAATCTTTTgttctgtattaaggagagatattggtctgtatgaccctacctcttccGGATCATTACCCTTTTTATGAATTACTGTAATAAACGCCTCTTCCAAAGTAGgtgggagagctccatcctcattggcctgaaccaacattttgtgcaggtagggggagagcatgttgctgaatgttttatagaattcaCCAGGGAATCCATCTGGACCTGGGGTCTTGCCACTCTTTAAAGACGTAATTGTTTCTTGAATTTTTCCTagagatatttccttattcaggaaTTTGGAATCTTCTTGGTTCAGGGCAGGGAGATAACAGCCCTCCAAAACGTTTTCATAATTAAGGGGTTAGGATCTGCTTTTGATGCATATAGAGTATCGTAAAACTGATGAAATCTGTCATTGATGTACTTGGGGGAAGAGACTAATTCCCCAGTAGCAAATTTAACTTTGTGAATCatcgctgtaatgacagaagcagagcggtccgctgtaatgacagaagcagagcggtccgctgtaatgacagaagcagagcggtccgctgtaatgacagaagcagagcggtccgctgtaatgacagaagcagagaggtccgctgtaatgacagaagcagagaggcccgctgtaatgacagaagcagagcggtccgctgtaatgacagaagcagagcggtccgctgtaatgacagaagcagagcggtccgctgtaatgacagaagcagaggggtccgctgtaatgacagaagcagagcggtccgctgtaatgacagaagcagagcggtccgctgtaatgacagaagcagagaggtccgctgtaatgacagaagcagagcggtccgctgtaatgacagaagcagagaggcccgctgtaatgacagaagcagaacggcagatcagcccgctgtaatgacagaagcagagtggtccgctgtaatgacagaagcagagcggtccgctgtaatgacagaagcagagaggcccgctgtaatgacagaagcagaacggcagatcagcccgctgtaatgacagaagcagagcggtccgctgtaatgacagaagcagagcggtccgctgtaatgacagaagcagagcggtccgctgtaatgacagaagcagagcggcccgccgtaatgacagaagcagaacggcagagctgtaatgacagaagcagagcggtccgctgtaatgacagaagcagagcggtccgctgtaatgacagaagcagagcggtccgctgtaatgacagaagcagagaggtccgctgtaatgacagaagcagagaggcccgctgtaatgacagaagcagaacggcagatcagcccgctgtaatgacagaagcagagcggtccgctgtaatgacagaaacagagcggtccgctgtaatgacagaa encodes the following:
- the LOC109904045 gene encoding rRNA-processing protein FCF1 homolog yields the protein MGKRKTKKFASMKRMISLKDQRIKEKDRTKVQAKKKKDPSEIKEKEVPKYPSCLFFQYNTQLGPPYHILVDTNFINFSIKAKLDIVQSMMDCLYAKCIPCITDCVMAEIEKLGMKYRVALRIAKDPRFERLPCTHKGTYADDCLVQRVTQHKCYILATVDRDLKRRIRKIPGVPIMYISNHRFNIERMPDDYGAPRF